A window of the Chloroflexus sp. Y-396-1 genome harbors these coding sequences:
- a CDS encoding glycoside hydrolase family 3 N-terminal domain-containing protein, which produces MRIQRYIYLVLLSFIISACGGELAISLSPTPTIETYRDPAAPIVARVDDLLRRMTLAEKIGQMTLIEKNSLTPDQVCDLAIGGVLSGGGGYPQDENSPAAWAAMVNEFQHAALSTRLGIPLIYGADGVHGHNNLYGAVIFPHNIGLGAANDPLLMEQIGRATALEMAATGVFWNYAPGVMVPQDVRWGRTFEGYAERPDHVASLASAFLRGLQAPDLVAPNRVIGTPKHYLGDGGTRWGSSTTENYQLDQGETFGDEAFLRAVHLPPYQAVIAAGAQVIMASYSSWNGQKMHASSYWITEVLKQELGFTGFVVSDWAAIDQISADYDQAVITAINAGIDMNMVPYDAQRFITALTRAVESGAVSRERIDDAVRRILTVKLTMGLFEQPFAHTELFDQIGSTQHRQLARTAVAKSLVLLKNDGNLLPLPKDIGHLYIGGQAADDLGIQAGGWTIEWQGRTGAIIPGTTILGGIQAVVSPQTVIEYNPHGRFTGDSGAADAVCIAVVGELPYAEGRGDSASLSSPPAESRVLRRMEETCNSLLVVLVSGRPLIVTDDLPKWDALVAAWLPGSEGGGVAEVLFGDQPFQGRLPVTWPRSLDQLPVGNSDSQPLFPYGFGLTP; this is translated from the coding sequence ATGCGAATACAGCGTTACATCTATCTCGTCCTGCTTTCGTTCATCATCAGTGCATGCGGGGGAGAATTGGCGATCTCCCTCTCGCCAACGCCGACTATCGAGACCTACCGCGATCCGGCAGCACCGATTGTAGCACGCGTCGATGATTTGCTCCGGCGCATGACACTGGCCGAGAAGATTGGGCAGATGACCCTGATCGAAAAGAACAGTCTAACGCCCGACCAGGTTTGTGACTTGGCAATTGGCGGGGTGCTGAGTGGTGGTGGTGGCTACCCGCAGGATGAAAATTCACCGGCAGCCTGGGCAGCGATGGTCAACGAATTTCAACATGCAGCCCTCAGCACTCGCCTCGGCATTCCGCTGATCTATGGCGCAGATGGTGTCCATGGTCATAATAATCTTTACGGTGCTGTCATCTTTCCACACAATATCGGTCTAGGTGCTGCCAATGATCCGCTCCTTATGGAACAAATCGGGCGAGCTACTGCGCTTGAGATGGCAGCTACCGGTGTGTTCTGGAATTATGCGCCGGGCGTCATGGTACCCCAGGACGTGCGTTGGGGGCGCACCTTCGAAGGGTATGCCGAGCGTCCTGATCACGTTGCCAGTCTAGCTAGTGCCTTTCTCCGTGGTTTACAGGCTCCTGACCTTGTTGCCCCAAACCGTGTCATTGGTACCCCAAAACACTATCTTGGTGACGGTGGAACACGATGGGGATCATCAACGACCGAGAATTATCAACTCGATCAAGGGGAGACGTTTGGCGACGAGGCCTTCTTGCGGGCAGTGCATCTTCCGCCGTACCAGGCAGTCATCGCGGCTGGCGCCCAGGTCATTATGGCTTCGTATTCGAGCTGGAATGGGCAGAAGATGCACGCTAGCTCCTACTGGATCACCGAGGTGCTCAAGCAGGAATTGGGCTTCACCGGTTTTGTGGTCTCTGATTGGGCTGCCATCGATCAGATTAGCGCCGACTACGATCAGGCTGTTATCACTGCGATCAATGCCGGCATCGATATGAACATGGTACCGTATGATGCGCAACGGTTTATTACCGCTCTAACAAGAGCAGTTGAATCCGGTGCGGTCAGCAGGGAGCGGATCGACGATGCGGTACGACGAATTCTGACGGTCAAGTTGACGATGGGGCTATTTGAACAACCGTTTGCCCATACAGAGTTGTTTGATCAGATTGGGAGTACCCAACATCGTCAGTTGGCACGGACTGCGGTGGCAAAATCACTAGTACTTCTAAAAAACGACGGCAATCTGCTTCCCCTCCCAAAAGATATCGGTCATCTGTACATCGGTGGGCAGGCCGCTGACGATCTCGGCATTCAGGCTGGGGGGTGGACGATAGAATGGCAGGGACGCACCGGCGCAATTATACCTGGCACAACGATTCTGGGTGGGATTCAGGCAGTCGTCTCACCACAAACCGTGATCGAATACAATCCTCACGGTCGTTTTACCGGTGATTCAGGGGCTGCCGATGCCGTCTGCATTGCTGTTGTTGGTGAATTGCCGTATGCCGAGGGGCGTGGCGATAGCGCCAGCCTGAGTTCACCACCTGCCGAGAGTCGGGTGTTGCGACGCATGGAAGAAACGTGTAACAGCTTACTCGTTGTGTTGGTATCTGGACGACCTCTCATTGTAACCGACGATCTGCCAAAATGGGATGCGTTGGTCGCGGCATGGTTGCCCGGTAGTGAAGGGGGCGGTGTTGCCGAGGTGCTCTTTGGCGATCAACCGTTCCAAGGTCGCTTGCCTGTAACCTGGCCTCGCAGCCTCGATCAGCTACCGGTAGGGAACAGTGATAGTCAGCCGCTATTTCCTTATGGTTTCGGGCTAACACCATAA
- a CDS encoding glycoside hydrolase family 16 protein — MGCSTSTPSASVPAEPTPTASPWTLVWSDEFDGETLNTRNWLFDKGAGGWGNNEWQYYTDRPENVRIENGVLIIEARNEEYLAWKYTSARIKTHYLQSWTYGRIEARIKLPVGGKGIWPAFWMLGENIATARWPTCGEIDIMENIGNPTTVYGTVHGPGYAGSNAISKAFVSPVDLSADFHIYAVEWEADEIRWYVDDQRYHTVRRDQVPGEWVFDHPFFIILNLAVGGNWPGYPDETTIFPQQLQVDYIRVYQAGS; from the coding sequence ATGGGTTGTTCGACCTCTACTCCGTCCGCTTCGGTGCCTGCGGAACCGACACCGACCGCATCACCGTGGACGCTGGTCTGGAGTGATGAATTTGATGGCGAGACACTGAACACCCGTAACTGGTTGTTCGATAAGGGGGCTGGCGGTTGGGGAAATAACGAGTGGCAATACTACACCGACCGGCCAGAAAATGTACGAATCGAGAACGGAGTTCTCATCATCGAAGCCCGCAACGAAGAGTATTTGGCATGGAAGTACACCTCTGCCCGCATTAAAACCCATTATCTCCAGAGCTGGACGTATGGCCGCATAGAGGCCCGGATAAAATTACCGGTTGGCGGCAAAGGTATCTGGCCTGCTTTCTGGATGCTGGGTGAAAACATTGCTACCGCCCGCTGGCCAACATGCGGCGAGATCGACATTATGGAGAATATTGGTAATCCTACCACAGTGTATGGTACGGTGCATGGCCCTGGCTATGCTGGTAGCAATGCGATCTCGAAGGCTTTTGTCAGCCCAGTTGATCTATCTGCTGATTTCCATATTTACGCCGTAGAATGGGAAGCAGACGAGATTCGTTGGTACGTAGACGATCAGCGCTACCACACGGTACGGCGCGATCAAGTGCCGGGTGAATGGGTATTTGACCATCCCTTCTTCATTATTCTCAATCTGGCCGTGGGTGGTAACTGGCCGGGGTATCCCGACGAAACGACTATCTTTCCCCAGCAGCTCCAGGTTGATTATATTCGGGTCTATCAAGCCGGTTCGTGA
- a CDS encoding carbohydrate ABC transporter permease, whose protein sequence is MRRTIHFAAISLPISLLFALFLAILLNSENVLGRSIYRTLFYMPTMIPLVATVLIWNGVLNEQTGWINVLIERLTGIRATGTQGLRWLADPNLVYYAYTMFGLWGVGNAMIIFLAGLQGIPKELYEAAEIDGANWLQRLIFITIPLLTPVIFYQLVLGVIGSLQYFLAPFVLNNGTGFPEGMTRFFMVYFYKQSFTFFSMGYGATLAWLMLIIAMIITIVLFGTARYWVFYTTEER, encoded by the coding sequence TTGCGCCGTACCATCCACTTTGCCGCTATTTCACTGCCGATCTCACTCCTTTTTGCACTCTTTCTGGCAATTCTGCTCAATTCTGAAAATGTCCTTGGCCGCAGCATCTACCGTACTCTCTTCTATATGCCGACGATGATCCCACTGGTCGCGACCGTCCTGATCTGGAATGGTGTTCTAAACGAACAAACCGGTTGGATTAACGTCCTCATCGAACGATTAACCGGGATCCGTGCTACAGGTACCCAAGGGCTACGCTGGCTGGCCGACCCCAATCTGGTCTACTATGCGTACACCATGTTCGGGCTGTGGGGGGTTGGGAATGCGATGATTATTTTCCTGGCCGGACTTCAGGGGATACCGAAAGAGTTGTATGAAGCCGCCGAAATTGATGGCGCCAATTGGTTGCAGCGGCTGATCTTCATTACGATTCCACTTCTGACTCCTGTCATCTTCTACCAATTGGTGCTAGGTGTCATTGGCTCGTTGCAATATTTCCTTGCTCCTTTTGTACTCAACAACGGTACCGGCTTCCCCGAAGGCATGACTCGCTTCTTCATGGTCTATTTCTACAAGCAATCGTTCACCTTCTTCAGCATGGGGTACGGAGCGACACTGGCCTGGTTAATGCTGATCATTGCCATGATCATTACCATCGTGCTTTTCGGCACTGCACGTTATTGGGTCTTTTATACGACGGAGGAACGGTGA
- a CDS encoding glycoside hydrolase family 3 C-terminal domain-containing protein, with protein sequence MTTHLDTETLLAQLTLDEKIALLAGSDAWHTVAIPRLGIPTIKVTDGPNGARGKSRNGIHTSACFPVGVAMGATWNPELVRQIGEALAEETRDKGAHILLAPTVNIHRSPLAGRNFECFSEDPYLTGVMASAYINGLQSRGVGACIKHFVCNDSEFERFSMSSDVGERALREIYLRPFEMAMQRARPWTIMSAYNRINGVWASENRRLLVDILKGEWQFDGLVMSDWYGTYSEHAVNNGLDLEMPGPARWLGRERVLSALERGILSEDELDDKVRRLLRTIERVGGFTHPTLASEQANDRPAHRELIRRAGVESIVLLKNDRRVLPLNATQPQTIAVIGANAHWAAIMGGGSSEVAPHYVVTPLQGIRARAGTQSVVEYAMGCPIFRRLPNIETTWLRVPDSDQYGALLEYFALPDLKGTPVYREYLRTTEASWFGDQVEELPNPTFSTRLSCDLIPPHSGSYRLGLACVGQARLWLNGELLIDLWNKALMDGSDKRHTVSLEAGRRYRLTVEFRWPEAGNWRGWQVGLLAESEHDPIEEAVRLAARSDVAIVFAGLTKEWESEGFDRSDMELPGRQNELIHRVATANPNTIVVLNAGSPLSMPWLSEVAAVVQAWYGGQEAGNAIADVLFGLADPGGRLPTTFPKRLADNPAYINYPGENGHVLYGEGLFVGYRYYDRKGVDPLFPFGFGLSYTEFAYENIRLSTDIIRTDETLTVSVDITNIGARTGTEVVQLYIHDNVARLTRPDKELKGFAKIELQPGSTTTVTFTIDREALSYYDPAIPGWVAEPGAFTVLVGRSATDIRLSATFQLVAGEA encoded by the coding sequence ATGACGACTCACCTTGACACTGAGACATTGCTTGCTCAACTCACACTTGACGAGAAGATTGCGCTGTTGGCCGGTTCCGATGCCTGGCACACGGTTGCTATTCCGCGGCTTGGGATTCCCACCATCAAGGTTACCGATGGCCCAAACGGTGCACGGGGCAAAAGTCGGAATGGCATTCACACCTCAGCATGTTTTCCGGTAGGGGTCGCAATGGGTGCGACATGGAATCCGGAATTGGTGCGTCAGATTGGTGAAGCTCTCGCCGAAGAGACCAGGGATAAAGGGGCACATATCTTACTGGCGCCAACCGTCAATATTCATCGTTCACCACTGGCCGGACGCAATTTCGAGTGCTTTTCCGAAGATCCCTACCTGACCGGTGTAATGGCTTCGGCCTACATTAACGGTCTGCAAAGCCGTGGTGTCGGTGCGTGTATCAAACACTTTGTCTGCAACGATTCGGAATTCGAGCGGTTTAGCATGAGTTCAGATGTCGGCGAACGGGCACTCCGCGAAATCTACCTGCGTCCATTTGAGATGGCAATGCAGCGTGCCCGCCCATGGACGATTATGTCGGCTTACAATCGGATCAACGGTGTCTGGGCCAGTGAGAATCGTCGTCTGCTGGTTGACATTTTGAAGGGTGAATGGCAATTCGACGGCCTGGTTATGTCTGACTGGTACGGCACCTACAGCGAGCACGCCGTGAACAACGGTCTCGATCTGGAAATGCCCGGCCCGGCCCGTTGGCTCGGTCGTGAGCGGGTCCTGTCAGCATTAGAACGTGGTATTCTGAGTGAAGACGAACTCGACGATAAGGTACGGCGTCTCTTGCGCACGATTGAACGGGTGGGCGGATTTACGCACCCAACACTAGCTTCTGAACAGGCAAATGACCGACCGGCACATCGGGAGCTTATCCGACGGGCTGGCGTCGAATCAATTGTCCTGTTGAAGAATGATCGCCGTGTGTTGCCTCTTAACGCCACACAGCCGCAAACCATTGCCGTTATCGGTGCTAATGCGCACTGGGCGGCAATTATGGGTGGCGGTAGTTCAGAAGTAGCTCCCCATTATGTCGTGACACCGTTACAGGGTATTCGGGCACGTGCTGGTACGCAGAGTGTGGTCGAATATGCAATGGGTTGTCCAATCTTTCGTCGGCTTCCAAACATCGAAACAACCTGGCTACGAGTTCCCGATAGTGATCAGTATGGCGCCCTGCTCGAATATTTCGCTCTTCCTGATCTCAAAGGTACACCGGTGTACCGTGAATATCTGCGCACCACGGAGGCGAGCTGGTTTGGCGATCAGGTTGAGGAACTGCCAAACCCAACCTTCTCGACCCGCCTGAGCTGCGATCTGATACCGCCTCATAGTGGAAGCTACCGGCTTGGGCTGGCTTGTGTTGGTCAGGCCCGGCTCTGGCTGAACGGTGAACTGTTGATCGATCTGTGGAACAAGGCCCTGATGGACGGTAGTGATAAACGCCATACTGTGAGCCTAGAGGCTGGTCGGCGTTATCGGCTTACAGTAGAGTTCCGTTGGCCTGAAGCTGGTAACTGGCGCGGCTGGCAGGTTGGCCTGTTGGCCGAGAGCGAGCACGATCCGATTGAAGAGGCGGTTAGGCTGGCAGCCCGCTCGGATGTAGCAATTGTGTTTGCCGGTCTGACCAAAGAATGGGAAAGCGAAGGGTTTGATCGCAGCGATATGGAGCTACCTGGCCGTCAGAATGAGCTGATCCACCGCGTTGCCACTGCCAATCCGAACACAATCGTGGTTCTCAACGCCGGCTCACCGCTCAGTATGCCCTGGCTAAGCGAGGTAGCCGCAGTTGTACAGGCCTGGTATGGCGGGCAAGAGGCTGGCAATGCCATTGCCGATGTGCTGTTTGGGCTTGCCGATCCAGGTGGGCGGTTACCAACCACTTTCCCCAAACGACTTGCTGATAATCCAGCCTACATCAATTATCCTGGTGAAAACGGGCATGTGCTTTACGGCGAAGGGTTGTTTGTCGGCTATCGCTATTACGACCGCAAAGGGGTAGACCCACTCTTCCCATTTGGGTTTGGTCTCAGTTATACCGAATTCGCTTATGAGAATATCCGTCTTTCCACAGACATCATTCGTACCGATGAAACACTGACTGTAAGCGTTGATATTACCAACATTGGTGCGCGCACTGGAACGGAAGTAGTACAACTGTATATCCACGATAACGTAGCCCGGCTGACCCGCCCCGACAAGGAGTTAAAAGGGTTTGCCAAGATCGAGTTGCAACCCGGATCGACCACTACCGTAACATTTACCATTGATCGGGAGGCACTGAGTTACTACGATCCGGCTATACCTGGTTGGGTCGCCGAGCCAGGTGCGTTCACCGTATTGGTCGGACGGTCGGCTACCGATATTCGGTTGAGTGCAACATTTCAACTGGTAGCAGGGGAAGCCTGA
- a CDS encoding LacI family DNA-binding transcriptional regulator, translating to MNITLDEIARRAGVSRSTASRVLNHHPHVNPAVRERVWQAIRETNYQPNHTARSLAIRRSQVIGIIIPQPIHTLFADPYFPLLIEGIAHTCNERQFAMMLELATSTGNHPYLHIGRRGFLDGAIIASAVEDQFLLQWLQQETIPVVSIGRIISHPGIPYVDVDNRHGARMIVEHLIHCGHHRIATITGPMNIIAGRERYVGYCDALTAAGISVQPELVIEGNFSEESGYIAMNMLLRLDPRPDAVFAASDMMALGALKALRASGLEVPDDVALAGFDDIPLAAAMTPALTTVRQPIAKLGQIAACLLLDHLLNPPAEPSVQRVILPTELVIRESCHKQP from the coding sequence ATGAATATCACCCTTGATGAAATTGCCCGTCGGGCAGGAGTATCGCGATCCACCGCATCGCGCGTACTCAACCATCATCCGCACGTCAACCCGGCAGTGCGTGAGCGAGTCTGGCAGGCTATTCGCGAAACCAACTATCAACCCAACCATACGGCACGCTCACTGGCCATTCGTCGCTCGCAGGTGATAGGGATCATTATTCCGCAGCCAATTCACACCCTCTTCGCCGATCCCTACTTTCCGCTCTTGATTGAGGGAATCGCTCATACCTGTAACGAGCGACAATTTGCGATGATGCTGGAACTGGCAACGAGCACCGGTAATCATCCCTATCTGCATATCGGTCGGCGCGGTTTTCTCGATGGTGCGATTATTGCCTCAGCCGTCGAAGATCAATTCCTTTTGCAGTGGCTCCAGCAAGAAACAATTCCGGTAGTCTCGATTGGTCGGATCATATCGCATCCGGGTATTCCCTACGTCGATGTTGATAATCGCCATGGGGCACGGATGATTGTTGAACATCTCATTCATTGTGGGCATCATCGGATTGCCACTATTACTGGACCGATGAATATCATCGCTGGCCGTGAACGCTATGTGGGCTATTGCGATGCTTTAACGGCTGCTGGTATCTCAGTTCAGCCCGAACTGGTGATCGAGGGGAATTTTAGTGAGGAGAGTGGATATATCGCGATGAATATGCTCTTGCGGCTTGATCCACGTCCCGACGCTGTCTTTGCGGCTAGCGATATGATGGCGCTTGGCGCTCTCAAGGCTTTACGAGCGTCCGGCTTGGAGGTACCGGATGACGTTGCCCTGGCCGGATTTGACGATATTCCACTCGCGGCAGCGATGACGCCAGCCCTTACGACGGTGCGGCAGCCGATCGCGAAACTGGGACAGATAGCGGCTTGTCTGTTACTTGACCACTTGCTTAACCCTCCTGCTGAACCGTCGGTTCAGCGCGTGATTCTACCCACCGAGCTGGTTATTCGTGAGAGTTGCCATAAGCAACCTTGA
- a CDS encoding glycosyltransferase family 1 protein — protein MRVALVCETFLPDVNGVTTTLCRLLEYLQQQGHEALLFAPQGAPTNYAGAEIIPLSGMPLPLYPEVKVTPPQPGLTSRLRQFQPELVHLVGPVVLGAIVPGIVRRLGLPLIASYHTDFGAYSRHYGFGFLQHGVNAWLRWIHNRCRINLCPSSFTLRVLRSAGFRRLRIWGRGVDTERFHPRYRSEAWRAAVGARPGERILLYVGRLAAEKRIDLLPEAIRGIPDVQLVFVGDGPFRAELQRRCTGLPVHFTGYLKGDDLATAYASADVFLFPSDTDTFGQVIQEAMASALPVIAARAGGAIDLVHHGQNGYLFAPGVATDLRARLRELLANDDLRLAQGMAGRVIAEQRSWPRVMNELMGYYAQVCRRSNRRKTRD, from the coding sequence ATGCGTGTGGCATTGGTATGCGAGACCTTTCTCCCTGATGTCAACGGGGTAACGACCACTCTCTGTCGTCTGCTGGAGTATTTGCAGCAGCAGGGTCATGAAGCACTCTTGTTTGCCCCTCAGGGTGCTCCAACGAACTATGCCGGGGCCGAGATTATCCCGCTTAGCGGGATGCCATTACCGCTCTACCCTGAAGTAAAAGTAACCCCACCCCAGCCAGGGTTAACGTCCCGGCTTCGTCAGTTCCAACCCGAACTGGTTCATCTGGTCGGCCCAGTGGTGTTAGGTGCAATTGTGCCAGGCATTGTCCGCCGACTCGGTCTACCGCTGATTGCTTCCTATCACACCGATTTCGGTGCCTATAGCCGGCATTACGGTTTTGGCTTTCTCCAACATGGCGTCAACGCCTGGCTACGTTGGATTCACAATCGCTGCCGGATCAACTTGTGTCCTTCCAGTTTTACGCTGCGGGTCCTGCGTTCAGCCGGTTTCCGGCGTTTACGCATCTGGGGACGCGGTGTTGATACTGAACGGTTCCACCCACGGTATCGGAGCGAAGCGTGGCGGGCAGCGGTTGGCGCCCGACCTGGTGAGCGCATCCTGCTCTACGTAGGTCGGCTGGCGGCTGAAAAGCGGATCGATCTTTTGCCGGAGGCGATCCGTGGCATACCAGATGTCCAATTGGTTTTTGTTGGTGATGGACCGTTTCGCGCCGAGCTACAACGTCGTTGTACCGGTCTACCGGTTCACTTTACCGGCTATCTCAAAGGCGATGATCTGGCAACAGCGTATGCAAGTGCCGATGTATTTCTGTTTCCCTCTGACACCGACACGTTCGGGCAGGTTATTCAGGAAGCAATGGCGTCGGCGTTGCCGGTAATCGCTGCCCGTGCCGGTGGGGCGATTGATCTGGTACACCACGGACAGAACGGCTACCTCTTCGCCCCTGGTGTTGCAACCGATCTACGCGCTCGGCTCCGTGAATTGCTGGCGAACGATGATCTGCGGCTGGCCCAGGGTATGGCTGGTCGGGTCATCGCCGAGCAGCGTTCGTGGCCGCGGGTGATGAACGAACTGATGGGATATTACGCTCAGGTGTGCCGTCGCAGCAATCGGCGTAAGACCAGAGATTGA
- a CDS encoding ABC transporter substrate-binding protein encodes MKSFKLLFVSIMLMLAAVLNAACGSSPSTPSAQSTTAPGSEPTQAVAPTQAPAPTQSAASNRTKVRWFVGLGAGSDEGAIPAQNAFVERFNASQDKIELVIEIVDNNVAFDTLATQIAAGNAPCIVGPVGIRGRDSFKGAWLDLQPLIDKYNYDLSDFDPNLIKFYQVKEEGQLGIPFAIFPSFIIYNKDLFDEAGLPYPPAEHGAPWVDENGVEREWNIETLTELAKKLTVDANGNDATSPNFNPEKIVQFGWMNQWTDPRGIGTFFGPGSLVDENGNAQIPDHWKAAWKWTYDGWWKDWFIPNGPYGGADFLQGPGGPFSSGNLAMIHIHMWYVAPWALGNVDFDWNLAATPSYNGAITAKMHADTFGILKGCPYHDAAFEVLSYMLSTEHASELLTIYGGVPARLSLQPNYFQEYNKTSFPNKTDINWNVVVEAMKYADNPNHESWMPSFQETTDRYNEFWNYLANTPNADFEAEVAKLKADLQKIFDAAK; translated from the coding sequence ATGAAGTCGTTCAAATTGTTGTTCGTCAGTATTATGCTCATGCTGGCCGCAGTTCTCAATGCGGCTTGTGGAAGCAGCCCGTCAACACCATCGGCCCAATCTACGACCGCGCCAGGAAGTGAACCAACCCAGGCTGTTGCCCCTACTCAGGCGCCTGCCCCAACCCAATCCGCCGCAAGCAACCGCACAAAAGTTCGCTGGTTTGTCGGCCTTGGCGCCGGTTCTGACGAAGGTGCCATCCCGGCCCAGAATGCGTTCGTCGAACGGTTCAATGCCAGTCAGGATAAGATTGAACTGGTTATTGAGATCGTTGACAACAACGTTGCCTTTGACACCCTTGCCACCCAGATTGCTGCCGGTAACGCACCATGTATCGTCGGGCCAGTGGGTATCCGGGGACGTGACAGCTTTAAAGGCGCCTGGCTCGATCTCCAACCACTGATCGATAAGTACAACTACGATCTGAGTGACTTCGATCCAAACCTGATTAAGTTTTATCAGGTAAAGGAAGAAGGTCAGCTCGGTATTCCGTTTGCCATCTTCCCCTCATTTATCATCTACAACAAAGACCTGTTTGACGAGGCAGGATTACCGTACCCACCAGCCGAGCATGGTGCACCCTGGGTTGATGAGAACGGTGTGGAACGTGAATGGAACATCGAGACCCTTACCGAACTTGCGAAAAAGCTGACCGTCGATGCCAATGGTAATGATGCAACATCACCCAACTTCAATCCTGAGAAGATCGTTCAATTCGGCTGGATGAACCAGTGGACTGACCCGCGCGGGATCGGCACCTTCTTCGGACCCGGCTCATTAGTCGACGAGAATGGAAACGCCCAGATTCCTGACCACTGGAAAGCGGCGTGGAAGTGGACCTACGATGGTTGGTGGAAAGACTGGTTTATTCCTAATGGTCCTTACGGTGGCGCCGATTTCCTGCAAGGTCCGGGTGGCCCCTTCTCATCGGGCAATCTGGCTATGATCCACATCCACATGTGGTACGTCGCGCCGTGGGCACTGGGTAATGTCGATTTCGACTGGAATCTGGCGGCAACACCAAGCTACAACGGCGCTATCACAGCGAAAATGCACGCTGACACCTTTGGTATCTTAAAAGGGTGCCCCTATCATGATGCCGCTTTCGAGGTTCTGAGCTATATGCTCAGCACCGAGCACGCCAGCGAACTCCTGACAATTTACGGTGGCGTGCCGGCCCGGCTCTCACTCCAGCCCAACTACTTCCAGGAGTACAACAAGACGAGCTTCCCCAACAAGACTGACATTAACTGGAACGTCGTAGTAGAAGCAATGAAATACGCCGATAACCCCAACCACGAGAGCTGGATGCCCAGCTTCCAGGAGACAACCGACCGCTACAACGAGTTCTGGAACTACCTCGCCAATACGCCAAACGCCGACTTTGAGGCCGAAGTAGCGAAACTCAAAGCTGATCTGCAGAAGATCTTTGACGCGGCGAAGTAG
- a CDS encoding carbohydrate ABC transporter permease: MMVHAQRAPMRTLSKSARTMITRIVLTGLTLFVLGLFLIPMVYGITTAVKTDNQIAETGAPWWPATKKTFEYEGKRYDVYLVPIDGELRELALYRPGRQSSLFLDPENPAASPIEWQGQWRQLERTWILDIQWSNFERAWNTINFPNLLRNTITYAGITTFGAVLSAALVAYGFARFRIPGKQILFMIMLSTVILPGAVTLIPTYFVFLQIGWVGTWLPLIVPAFFSWGTNVFLLRQFFLSIPRDLEEAAMIDGASPLRIFYSIILPMSRPALTAVALFHFFWAWNDFFGPLIYLAGHPDKFPITVGLTAFNNLYSQSTNLIQAASLISAVIPIIVFFFAQRIFLEGVVISNLEK; encoded by the coding sequence ATGATGGTACACGCCCAACGCGCTCCGATGCGCACCTTGTCAAAGAGTGCTCGCACGATGATTACCCGGATCGTTCTTACCGGACTCACCCTGTTCGTGCTTGGTCTCTTCCTTATTCCGATGGTGTACGGGATCACGACTGCGGTGAAGACTGATAATCAGATCGCTGAAACCGGTGCACCGTGGTGGCCGGCCACTAAAAAGACCTTTGAGTACGAGGGGAAACGCTACGATGTATACCTCGTGCCGATCGATGGCGAGCTGCGCGAACTAGCCCTGTACCGTCCTGGGCGACAGAGCAGTCTCTTTCTCGACCCTGAAAATCCGGCAGCCAGCCCGATTGAGTGGCAGGGCCAGTGGCGTCAATTAGAACGAACCTGGATCCTTGATATTCAGTGGAGCAACTTCGAGCGGGCCTGGAATACGATCAATTTTCCTAATCTGCTCCGCAATACAATCACCTATGCCGGGATCACAACCTTTGGCGCTGTATTATCGGCAGCCCTGGTTGCCTACGGGTTTGCTCGCTTTCGTATTCCGGGGAAGCAAATCCTCTTTATGATTATGCTCTCAACCGTTATCTTGCCCGGTGCAGTCACTCTTATTCCTACCTATTTCGTCTTCCTCCAGATCGGATGGGTAGGGACCTGGCTACCGCTGATTGTACCGGCCTTCTTCTCGTGGGGTACGAATGTCTTCTTGCTCCGTCAATTCTTCCTCTCGATCCCACGAGATCTCGAAGAAGCGGCCATGATCGATGGTGCCAGTCCGTTGCGTATTTTCTACTCGATCATTCTGCCAATGTCACGACCGGCGCTCACGGCAGTTGCTCTCTTCCATTTCTTCTGGGCCTGGAATGACTTCTTTGGACCGTTAATTTATCTGGCTGGTCATCCCGATAAGTTCCCAATCACAGTTGGCCTCACCGCGTTTAACAATCTGTATTCACAGTCAACCAATCTCATCCAGGCTGCCTCACTGATCTCGGCAGTAATCCCAATTATTGTCTTCTTCTTTGCCCAGCGTATTTTCCTTGAAGGGGTCGTGATCAGTAATCTTGAGAAGTAG